CCGGGCCGTCAATATGCACCTCGGCGGCTACTTCGGCGGCAACCCCATCAGGAAGACCTGCGGCCCCAACACCAAGATCCCGGTCGACGCGTGGACCCGCCACACCGACGTCGTCCTCGCCGCCCTCGTCAATGGCGGTCCCGTCCGGGACAGCCGGATCGTCACCCTCCACGGCTGACCAACGGTCACACCCATCCGAAGGTCGGGCACGCCCCCTACCCCGCGCCGGGAAGGAGGCGTGCCCGAAGCCGACCACGCCGCAGCAACAGAGGACCCTCTTTGCCAGCCGACACCCCTCCGACGCGCAAGCACGACCTCGACACACTCCTGGGAACCGCCGGCCATCCGGACGCAAGGCGTCGCCGCACCCGTACTCCCCGGACCGATCCCAGCGCCGCTGAGACCGCGTCAGCGGACGTCCCTTCCGAACGACAGGCGATCCGATCCCCAGGGCTCCCAACCGCATCTCGCGGTGGGCGCCGAAAGCAACCACGCAGCGCTGCCACAGAACAGCAGCCCGACGGCCTGGACGACGCCGACACAACCGATCTCGCACCCCCGGCCTCCATGCCCGTCCCCGGACAGTTGCTCTACACCAGCGAGCAGGCCGCCGTACTGCTCCAGATGTCACCCGGCTGGCTCCGCCGCCAAGCCGCCCAAGGCCTCGCCAGCCACGTCCTGATCGCACGCAAGGTCCGCTTCACCCGGCCCGATCTCGAAGAGATCATCGCCCGCCACCACCGCGCCGCGAAACGACGGGCCTGACCTGACGGTCCGGCCACGACCCGTGCCGCGAATGAACTCCACGACCCCGCTTCCCCTTACCGGCGACCCAGAGCGTTGATGGACCCCGACGCCACCACGTGCGGGCGCCGCCCGCACGGGCGACGCCCGCGCTCCGGCGGCGACCGTTCCCCACAGGAAGGAGTGCCCATGGCCTGGGTCGAAAAGCACGGCCGAACCTGGCGCGTGCGGTACTGGAAAGTCGACGGCACCGCCGGCTCAGTACCGGGTTTCC
This genomic interval from Streptacidiphilus rugosus AM-16 contains the following:
- a CDS encoding helix-turn-helix domain-containing protein; translation: MPVPGQLLYTSEQAAVLLQMSPGWLRRQAAQGLASHVLIARKVRFTRPDLEEIIARHHRAAKRRA